In Candidatus Eisenbacteria bacterium, one genomic interval encodes:
- a CDS encoding YifB family Mg chelatase-like AAA ATPase — MLARIRSGALSGIDAILVDVEVDVAPGLPQTTTVGLPDGAVREGRDRIRAALRNSGFDYPQRRITVNLAPAGVRKEGVAYDLPIALALLAAEGKPPLPDLGGWCVLGELGLDGRIHGIRGALPIATAARAAGLRGMVVPGANAAEAAIAGGPPVLGVSTLAEAVAVFRGELSPAPATVDAGALLAERPVAADDFAEVRGQAHAKRALEVAAAGAHNVLLLGPPGSGKTMLARRLTSILPPLRLDEAIDVTAVHSVAGLLGDGPLVTARPFRAPHSSISDAALLGGGHPVRPGEITLAHRGVLFMDELPEFRRNALEPLRQPLEARRITVARSAGSIVFPADFQLVAAMNPCDCGWLGDPSNRCRCTPPQIARYRSRVSGPLLDRIDLHVEVPRVPVGLLGDDEARGEPSAAIRTRVEAGRARQRVRGACLNAQLPPRELRRVAPLDARGRQLLEAASERLGLSARAYTRIVRVARTIADLAGEERITPAHLAEAIQYRSLDRTLPRA; from the coding sequence ATGCTCGCGCGCATCCGCTCCGGCGCCCTCTCCGGCATCGACGCCATCCTGGTCGACGTGGAGGTGGACGTGGCGCCCGGCCTGCCGCAGACGACGACCGTCGGCCTCCCCGACGGCGCGGTGCGCGAGGGACGCGATCGCATCCGGGCGGCCCTCCGGAACTCGGGCTTCGACTATCCCCAGCGGCGCATCACGGTGAACCTGGCGCCCGCGGGCGTGCGCAAGGAGGGCGTCGCCTACGATCTGCCGATCGCCCTCGCCCTGCTCGCCGCCGAAGGGAAGCCGCCGCTTCCCGATCTCGGCGGCTGGTGCGTCCTCGGCGAGCTCGGCCTGGACGGTCGCATCCACGGCATCCGTGGCGCGCTCCCGATCGCGACCGCCGCGCGCGCGGCCGGGCTGCGCGGCATGGTGGTGCCGGGCGCGAACGCAGCCGAGGCCGCGATCGCCGGAGGACCGCCGGTGCTCGGCGTGTCGACGCTCGCCGAAGCCGTCGCCGTCTTCCGCGGCGAGCTGTCGCCCGCGCCGGCGACGGTCGACGCGGGCGCGCTCCTCGCCGAGCGACCGGTGGCCGCCGACGATTTCGCCGAGGTGCGCGGCCAGGCGCACGCGAAGCGCGCGCTCGAGGTGGCGGCGGCGGGCGCGCACAACGTGCTGCTGCTCGGGCCGCCCGGGTCGGGCAAGACGATGCTCGCGCGCCGCCTGACGTCGATCCTGCCGCCCCTCCGCCTGGACGAGGCGATCGACGTGACCGCCGTCCACAGCGTCGCGGGGCTCCTCGGCGACGGGCCGCTCGTGACGGCGCGCCCCTTCCGCGCGCCCCACTCGTCCATCTCGGACGCCGCGCTGCTCGGCGGCGGCCATCCCGTCCGGCCCGGCGAGATCACCCTCGCCCATCGCGGGGTCCTCTTCATGGACGAGCTGCCGGAGTTCCGTCGCAACGCCCTGGAGCCGCTACGGCAGCCGCTCGAGGCGCGCCGCATCACGGTCGCGCGAAGCGCCGGCAGCATCGTCTTCCCCGCCGACTTCCAGCTCGTAGCCGCCATGAACCCGTGTGACTGTGGATGGCTGGGCGATCCCTCGAACCGCTGTCGCTGCACGCCACCACAGATCGCGCGCTACCGCAGCCGCGTGTCGGGCCCGCTGCTCGACCGGATCGACCTGCATGTCGAGGTGCCGCGCGTGCCGGTGGGGCTGCTCGGCGACGACGAGGCGCGCGGCGAGCCCTCGGCGGCGATCCGCACGCGGGTCGAAGCCGGGCGAGCGCGACAGCGGGTGCGGGGCGCGTGCCTCAACGCGCAGCTTCCACCCCGCGAGCTGCGGCGGGTCGCGCCGCTCGACGCGCGCGGGCGGCAGCTCCTCGAAGCGGCGAGCGAGCGGCTCGGGCTCTCGGCGCGCGCCTACACGCGAATCGTCCGGGTGGCGCGGACGATCGCGGACCTCGCGGGGGAAGAGCGGATCACGCCCGCGCATCTCGCCGAGGCGATCCAGTACCGGAGTCTCGACCGGACGCTCCCGAGAGCGTGA
- a CDS encoding N-acetyltransferase yields MKAIPEPKVRPVRHGDVARAVGVQVTAFAADPIMRWLWPEPRDYLRHFPDLVHGFGGGAFGSGGAHVTDAFLGGTLWLPPGVTPDDEALERLTNETIAEPARSEVLSILEQMGAAHPKGPHWHLAFIGVDPAHQGQGIGAALLRATLARVDEQHQPAYLESSNPANVSLYRRHGFDVIREIRVGGSPLVTPMLRAAR; encoded by the coding sequence ATGAAGGCGATCCCGGAGCCGAAGGTCCGCCCGGTTCGGCATGGCGACGTGGCGCGAGCCGTCGGCGTCCAGGTGACGGCGTTCGCCGCCGATCCGATCATGCGCTGGCTCTGGCCCGAGCCGCGCGACTACCTCCGCCACTTCCCGGATCTGGTGCACGGCTTCGGCGGCGGCGCGTTCGGGAGCGGCGGGGCGCACGTGACCGACGCTTTCCTCGGCGGGACGCTGTGGCTGCCGCCCGGCGTGACGCCCGACGACGAGGCCCTGGAACGCCTCACCAACGAGACGATTGCGGAGCCGGCGCGATCCGAGGTGCTGTCGATCCTCGAGCAGATGGGCGCCGCGCATCCGAAGGGGCCGCACTGGCATCTCGCGTTCATCGGCGTCGATCCGGCGCATCAGGGGCAGGGCATCGGCGCCGCGCTCTTGCGGGCGACGCTCGCCCGCGTCGACGAGCAGCACCAGCCCGCCTATCTCGAGTCGTCGAACCCGGCGAACGTGTCGTTGTACCGGCGGCACGGGTTCGACGTGATCCGGGAGATCCGCGTGGGCGGATCGCCGCTGGTGACCCCGATGCTGCGCGCGGCGCGCTGA
- a CDS encoding alpha/beta fold hydrolase: MSDVRPFRIDVPDEELLDLQRRLRATRWPDAETPDDWSQGIPLAYVQEVCAYWAERYDWRATEARLNRLPQFVTAIDGVDIHGLHVRSPHAGALPIVMTHGWPGSVVEFLEVIGPLADPTAHGGRAADAFHVVCPSLPGYGFSGKPTRPGWGVEKIAEAWDTLMGRLGYARWVAQGGDWGAAVTTAIGIQNRGRCIGIHLNMPNAGAPEGLTNPTERERRALDGSRHYREWDAGYSKQQSTRPQTLGYGLVDSPAGQAAWILEKFWSWTDCNGHPENAIARDALLDNVMLYWLTRSGASSARLYWESFGKEFQGGRDRTVALPAGCSIFPKEIVPVPRSWAEKRYRNIVYWNELDRGGHFAAFEQPALFVAELRACFRLMR; encoded by the coding sequence ATGAGCGACGTGCGACCTTTCCGCATCGACGTCCCCGACGAGGAGCTCCTCGACTTGCAGCGCCGCCTGCGCGCGACGCGCTGGCCCGACGCCGAAACACCGGACGACTGGTCGCAGGGCATCCCGCTCGCCTACGTACAGGAGGTCTGTGCGTACTGGGCCGAGCGCTACGACTGGCGCGCGACCGAGGCGCGCCTCAATCGCCTTCCGCAGTTCGTGACGGCCATCGATGGCGTCGACATCCACGGCCTGCACGTGCGGAGCCCGCACGCGGGCGCGCTGCCGATCGTGATGACGCACGGCTGGCCGGGCTCCGTCGTCGAGTTCCTCGAGGTGATCGGTCCCCTCGCCGACCCGACGGCGCACGGCGGCCGTGCCGCGGACGCGTTCCACGTCGTCTGTCCGTCGCTTCCCGGCTACGGCTTCTCCGGCAAGCCGACGCGACCCGGATGGGGCGTCGAGAAGATCGCCGAGGCCTGGGACACGCTCATGGGGCGACTCGGCTACGCGCGCTGGGTCGCGCAGGGCGGCGACTGGGGAGCGGCCGTCACGACGGCGATCGGCATCCAGAACCGCGGCCGCTGCATCGGCATCCACCTGAACATGCCGAACGCCGGCGCGCCTGAAGGTCTCACGAATCCGACCGAGCGCGAGCGCCGCGCGCTCGACGGCTCGCGGCACTATCGCGAATGGGACGCCGGCTATTCGAAGCAGCAGTCGACACGGCCGCAGACGCTCGGCTACGGGCTCGTCGATTCACCGGCGGGCCAGGCCGCCTGGATTCTCGAGAAGTTCTGGTCGTGGACGGACTGCAACGGGCATCCCGAGAACGCCATCGCGCGCGACGCGCTCCTCGACAACGTGATGCTCTACTGGCTCACCCGCTCGGGCGCGTCCTCCGCCCGGCTCTACTGGGAGAGCTTCGGCAAGGAGTTCCAGGGCGGGCGCGATCGCACCGTCGCGCTGCCGGCCGGCTGCAGCATCTTCCCGAAGGAGATCGTGCCGGTGCCGCGGTCGTGGGCGGAGAAGCGCTACAGGAACATCGTGTACTGGAACGAGCTCGACCGCGGCGGCCACTTCGCCGCGTTCGAGCAGCCCGCGCTCTTCGTCGCGGAGCTGCGGGCCTGCTTTCGCCTCATGCGCTGA
- a CDS encoding phytanoyl-CoA dioxygenase family protein: protein MAELRHVPATAPVEEVVRILREDGGVIVDDLIDAPTVAAVNAEIDGWVAHADPAMRHLNPAIQIFFGDRTKHVGGIAGKSRTFATRVMIHPLFLGICDAVLGPSCATYQLNLAHLIARGPGADHQLLHRDELVWNLVPRPHPELQLASIVALVDFDASNGATRVAPGSHRWDHDRHPEPHEIADATMRAGSAVVYLGSTIHGGGANSTADRWRRGVHMSYTLGWLRTEENNYLAVPPAIARTLPRRCQEVLGYAVHDALAMNGGYLGMVSLRDPLELLDEGRLGEESP from the coding sequence ATGGCCGAGCTGAGACACGTGCCCGCGACCGCGCCGGTCGAGGAGGTGGTGCGCATTCTGCGCGAGGACGGCGGTGTCATCGTCGACGACCTCATCGACGCGCCGACGGTCGCCGCCGTCAACGCCGAGATCGACGGGTGGGTCGCGCACGCCGATCCGGCGATGCGGCACCTCAACCCGGCGATCCAGATCTTCTTCGGCGATCGCACCAAGCACGTCGGCGGCATCGCCGGAAAGTCGCGGACGTTCGCGACACGCGTGATGATCCATCCGCTCTTCCTGGGCATCTGCGACGCCGTCCTCGGCCCGTCGTGCGCGACCTACCAGCTGAACCTCGCGCATCTGATCGCGCGCGGGCCCGGGGCCGATCATCAGCTCCTGCACCGCGACGAGCTGGTGTGGAACCTGGTGCCGCGGCCGCATCCGGAGCTGCAGCTCGCCTCGATCGTCGCGCTGGTCGACTTCGACGCATCGAACGGCGCGACGCGCGTGGCGCCCGGCAGCCACCGCTGGGACCACGATCGCCATCCCGAGCCGCACGAGATCGCGGACGCGACGATGCGTGCCGGCTCGGCCGTCGTCTACCTGGGGTCGACGATCCACGGCGGGGGCGCCAACTCGACCGCGGACCGGTGGCGGCGCGGGGTCCACATGAGCTACACGCTCGGGTGGCTCCGCACCGAGGAGAACAACTACCTCGCGGTGCCGCCGGCGATCGCGCGCACGCTCCCGCGGCGCTGCCAGGAGGTCCTGGGCTACGCCGTGCACGACGCGCTGGCGATGAACGGCGGCTACCTCGGCATGGTGTCGCTGCGCGATCCGCTGGAGCTGCTCGACGAGGGCCGGTTGGGCGAGGAGTCGCCCTGA
- a CDS encoding adenylate/guanylate cyclase domain-containing protein: MSFLDVVRRVRVHLQEQGRVSLRALRREFDLDDAALGELVDELVEVQRVAVREGTTVLVHVGEPPRPASPPPHLADKIRQAKPAVEGERKQVTVLFADVKGSMELAEQLDPEAWSAIMQRFFAILAEGVARFEGFVDKFTGDGIMALFGAPIAHEDHAQRACWAALHLRDEIARYATEVKREHGIGFSTRMGINSGEVVLGTIGDDLRMSYTAQGHTVGLAQRMEALASAETCYVSAATAALVGGYLQLEDLGDFRVKGASEPVRVHRLVGAGTATTRLDVSRARGLTRFVGRDADMATLEAALAQAQAGHGQVVGIVAAAGTGKSRLCWEFAERCRARGITVNEGHALAHGKNIPYLPMLQLFRAYYGITDRDDDATVRDKIAGRLLLLDEGFRDVLPVVFEFFRVPDPERPVPRMDPEAKQRQLFAVIRRVIQDRRVGADRVFALIEDLHWLDPASEALLAQWIDAIGGSSGLLLVNFRPEYHAEWMQRSYYRQVPLAPLGSDAIRALLADLLGSDPSVRGLADDIHARTGGNPFFIEEVVQSLIESESLQGSRGSYRLVTPVERIDVPPSVRALLAARIDRLSEAEKRVLQTAAVIGKEFAEPVLRKVLAATGRTDGDVGGALAALTAREFLYETALYPVAEYAFKHPLTQEVALGSQLQERRRQIHAAVAAAIEATHGAKLEEQAALLAHHCAEAGAPLAAARWHARAGRFIGRSDFAEATRHWQRARELLRAVADDPESPALGVNACFQILAIGLRLQIPPDEAHRVFEEGLAWAVRTGDPFHTGRFHQAMAVLEAGNARLDAAIAHASEWERVARTVADDDRRAMALWPSLEPLYVRGDLAAARANAREQLGWTRDHPDWGLRDWAMSAHAGALWVLGRIEAYDGSFDRARDYYERGIQVARGVGDVEMEAGCSGALCNLGFLAGEPDLGRTAGQRAVALCERIGGFARVGAYTALGTQLLLDGQVERAVETLEFALSACGTGNKQLDQSIRYRLAQACLGAGDASRARALAEAALSQSLEIGARVDAVEAALVLSAALRAEVGPGAAARIEELLARAERSIAETGARSLIAFVLAERAALAELRGDVAERMEYLRRAHASFTRMRATGRARDVAAALERGTANPTTGGVTWPS, from the coding sequence ATGAGCTTCCTCGACGTCGTCCGGCGCGTGCGTGTCCATCTCCAGGAGCAGGGACGCGTCTCGTTGCGCGCGCTGCGGCGCGAGTTCGACCTCGACGACGCCGCCTTGGGCGAGCTGGTGGACGAGCTGGTCGAGGTCCAGCGCGTGGCCGTGCGCGAGGGGACGACCGTCCTCGTCCACGTCGGCGAGCCGCCTCGTCCCGCGTCGCCTCCGCCGCATCTCGCCGACAAGATCCGGCAGGCGAAGCCCGCCGTCGAAGGCGAGCGCAAGCAGGTGACGGTGCTCTTCGCCGACGTGAAGGGTTCCATGGAGCTGGCCGAGCAGCTCGATCCCGAGGCGTGGAGCGCCATCATGCAGCGGTTTTTCGCGATCCTCGCCGAGGGGGTCGCACGCTTCGAGGGGTTCGTCGACAAGTTCACGGGCGACGGGATCATGGCGCTCTTCGGGGCGCCGATCGCGCACGAGGACCACGCTCAGCGTGCGTGCTGGGCGGCCCTGCACCTGCGGGACGAGATAGCCCGCTACGCTACGGAGGTGAAGCGCGAGCACGGGATCGGCTTCTCCACGCGCATGGGCATCAACTCGGGCGAGGTCGTGCTCGGCACCATCGGCGACGACCTGCGCATGAGCTACACCGCGCAGGGGCACACGGTCGGGCTGGCGCAGCGGATGGAGGCGCTGGCCTCGGCCGAGACCTGCTACGTGAGCGCGGCGACGGCCGCGCTGGTCGGCGGCTATCTGCAGCTCGAGGACCTCGGCGACTTCCGCGTGAAAGGTGCCAGCGAGCCGGTGCGGGTCCATCGCCTGGTCGGCGCCGGAACGGCGACCACGCGGCTCGACGTCTCGCGCGCGCGCGGCCTCACGCGCTTCGTCGGTCGCGACGCGGACATGGCGACGCTCGAAGCCGCGCTGGCGCAGGCGCAGGCCGGGCACGGGCAGGTGGTCGGCATCGTCGCGGCGGCGGGCACCGGCAAGAGCCGGCTGTGCTGGGAGTTCGCCGAGCGGTGCCGGGCGCGTGGCATCACGGTGAACGAGGGGCACGCGCTCGCGCACGGGAAGAACATTCCGTACCTCCCGATGTTGCAGCTCTTTCGCGCCTACTACGGGATCACCGACCGCGACGACGATGCGACGGTGCGCGACAAGATCGCCGGCCGCCTCCTGCTGCTCGACGAAGGATTCCGCGACGTCTTGCCGGTCGTGTTCGAGTTCTTTCGCGTGCCCGATCCGGAGCGGCCGGTGCCGCGCATGGACCCCGAGGCCAAGCAGCGCCAGCTCTTCGCCGTCATCCGCCGCGTCATCCAGGACCGGCGGGTCGGCGCCGATCGCGTCTTCGCCCTGATCGAGGACCTCCACTGGCTCGATCCCGCGAGCGAGGCGTTGCTCGCGCAATGGATCGACGCCATCGGGGGATCGTCGGGCCTCCTCCTCGTGAACTTCCGCCCCGAGTATCACGCCGAGTGGATGCAGAGATCGTACTACCGGCAGGTGCCGCTCGCGCCGCTCGGGAGCGACGCCATCCGCGCGTTGCTCGCCGATCTGCTCGGCAGCGACCCGAGCGTCCGGGGATTGGCCGACGACATCCACGCCCGCACCGGCGGGAACCCGTTCTTCATCGAGGAGGTCGTGCAGAGCCTGATCGAGTCGGAGAGCCTGCAAGGCAGCCGTGGCAGCTATCGCCTAGTGACGCCGGTCGAGCGCATCGACGTGCCGCCGTCCGTGCGAGCGCTGCTCGCGGCGCGCATCGACCGCCTGTCCGAGGCCGAGAAGCGGGTGCTCCAGACGGCGGCCGTCATCGGGAAGGAGTTCGCCGAGCCGGTCCTGCGCAAGGTGCTGGCCGCGACCGGGCGGACGGATGGAGACGTCGGCGGCGCGCTGGCTGCGCTCACGGCCCGCGAGTTCCTCTACGAGACGGCGCTCTACCCGGTGGCGGAGTACGCGTTCAAGCATCCGCTGACCCAGGAGGTGGCGCTCGGCTCCCAGCTCCAGGAACGCCGGCGGCAGATCCATGCGGCGGTCGCGGCGGCGATCGAAGCGACGCACGGCGCGAAGCTCGAGGAGCAGGCCGCACTCCTCGCGCACCACTGCGCCGAAGCGGGCGCGCCGCTGGCGGCGGCACGATGGCACGCCCGCGCCGGGCGCTTCATCGGGAGGAGCGACTTCGCGGAAGCCACGCGACACTGGCAGCGGGCCCGCGAACTACTCCGCGCGGTGGCGGACGATCCCGAGTCGCCCGCGCTCGGCGTCAACGCCTGCTTCCAGATCCTGGCGATCGGCCTCCGCCTGCAGATCCCGCCGGACGAGGCGCACCGGGTCTTCGAGGAGGGGCTCGCGTGGGCCGTCCGCACGGGCGATCCGTTTCACACGGGCCGATTCCACCAGGCGATGGCGGTCCTCGAAGCCGGCAACGCCCGGCTGGACGCCGCGATCGCCCACGCGTCGGAATGGGAGCGGGTTGCGCGCACGGTCGCCGACGACGACCGCCGCGCGATGGCGCTCTGGCCCTCGCTGGAGCCGCTCTACGTTCGGGGGGACCTCGCGGCGGCGCGCGCCAACGCCCGCGAGCAGCTCGGCTGGACGCGCGACCATCCGGACTGGGGTCTGCGCGACTGGGCCATGAGCGCCCACGCCGGCGCGCTGTGGGTGCTCGGTCGCATCGAGGCGTACGACGGCTCGTTCGATCGCGCCCGCGACTACTACGAGCGCGGGATCCAGGTCGCGCGCGGCGTGGGAGACGTCGAGATGGAGGCCGGCTGCAGCGGCGCCCTCTGCAACCTGGGCTTCCTCGCGGGGGAACCCGACCTGGGTCGAACGGCCGGGCAGCGCGCCGTCGCTCTCTGCGAGCGCATCGGGGGATTCGCGCGCGTCGGCGCGTACACGGCGCTCGGTACGCAGCTCCTCCTGGACGGGCAGGTGGAGCGCGCGGTCGAGACGCTGGAGTTCGCCTTGTCGGCCTGCGGTACGGGGAACAAGCAGCTCGACCAGAGCATCCGCTATCGCCTCGCGCAGGCGTGCCTCGGGGCCGGGGATGCTTCGCGCGCTCGCGCGCTCGCGGAGGCGGCGCTTTCGCAGAGCCTCGAGATCGGCGCGCGCGTCGACGCCGTCGAGGCCGCGCTCGTCCTGTCGGCGGCCCTGCGCGCCGAGGTCGGGCCGGGCGCGGCAGCGCGGATCGAGGAGCTTCTGGCGCGCGCCGAACGGTCGATCGCCGAGACGGGCGCCCGGAGCCTCATCGCGTTCGTACTGGCCGAGCGCGCTGCACTGGCGGAGCTGCGAGGCGACGTCGCGGAGCGGATGGAGTACCTGCGCCGTGCCCACGCGTCGTTCACGCGGATGCGAGCCACCGGCCGCGCCCGCGACGTCGCGGCCGCCCTCGAGCGCGGGACCGCGAATCCCACGACTGGAGGTGTGACATGGCCGAGCTGA
- a CDS encoding TolC family protein has protein sequence MRGGVSPTDRSFERASRLAAPIAGILILASACSTLQESAAWNPDAQAPASASSEWTPPEPLERYMPPAQQALGLGVASEDAARVYDLPALIDLAERSNPDTRRAWEQARAAAARLGRTESAYLPTLALAARGGWSQVVNATRTGTEVIRGSSLLPSVDLAWLLVDFGRRRADSERARQELLASNFGFNRRSQEVAFAVAERFYRFDASRAKVTAAEATLASAAALLDASEARRASGLATEPEVLLARQEKARAAFELQDAKGAVENTHAALAESLGISPTVRLRTADLASQPLPTGLPETVERVIDGALARRPDLAARLATLRAREAEIRRARADFLPRLGVTGSVGGALRDYRAGPPFASHTDEEPTYGAFLGLEWTLFDGLARENTLREAEAGAEVARADLAALELSLLRQVWQAYADVKTALGKLEFATALLRASEDAYAATLESYRAGLGSFLDLLAAERDLARARMTHIESRADVLTSSAALAFAAGETVSASGAP, from the coding sequence GTGCGTGGCGGCGTCTCCCCAACGGATCGCTCGTTCGAGCGCGCATCGCGGCTGGCCGCGCCGATCGCGGGCATCCTGATCCTCGCTTCGGCGTGCTCGACCCTCCAAGAGTCGGCGGCGTGGAATCCCGACGCGCAGGCGCCGGCGAGCGCGTCGAGCGAGTGGACGCCGCCCGAGCCGCTCGAGCGCTACATGCCGCCGGCCCAGCAGGCGCTCGGCCTCGGCGTCGCGAGCGAAGACGCCGCGCGCGTCTACGATCTCCCCGCGCTCATCGATCTCGCCGAGCGGTCCAACCCCGACACGCGGCGCGCCTGGGAGCAGGCTCGCGCGGCCGCGGCGCGTCTGGGTCGGACCGAGAGCGCGTATCTTCCCACCCTCGCGCTCGCGGCGCGCGGCGGCTGGTCGCAGGTGGTGAACGCGACGCGGACCGGGACCGAGGTCATCCGCGGCTCGTCGCTCCTGCCGAGCGTCGACCTCGCCTGGCTCCTGGTCGACTTCGGCCGCCGCCGCGCGGACAGCGAGCGTGCCCGCCAGGAGCTGCTGGCGTCGAACTTCGGCTTCAACCGCCGCAGCCAGGAGGTGGCGTTCGCGGTCGCCGAGCGGTTCTATCGCTTCGACGCGAGCCGGGCCAAAGTAACGGCGGCCGAGGCGACGCTCGCCTCCGCGGCCGCCCTCCTCGACGCGAGCGAGGCGCGTCGCGCGAGCGGCCTCGCCACCGAGCCCGAGGTGCTCCTCGCGCGGCAGGAGAAGGCCCGGGCGGCCTTCGAGCTGCAGGACGCCAAGGGCGCGGTCGAGAACACCCACGCCGCCCTGGCCGAGAGCCTCGGCATCTCCCCGACGGTGCGCCTGCGCACGGCCGACCTCGCCTCGCAGCCGCTCCCGACCGGGTTGCCCGAGACCGTCGAGCGCGTGATCGACGGCGCGCTCGCGCGACGACCCGACCTCGCGGCGCGGCTCGCGACCCTGCGCGCGCGCGAGGCCGAGATCCGGCGGGCCCGCGCCGACTTCCTGCCGCGGCTCGGCGTCACGGGCTCCGTGGGCGGCGCGCTGCGCGACTATCGTGCCGGGCCGCCCTTCGCGTCGCACACCGACGAGGAGCCCACGTACGGCGCGTTCCTGGGTCTTGAGTGGACGCTCTTCGACGGTCTCGCCCGCGAGAACACGCTGCGCGAGGCGGAGGCCGGCGCCGAGGTCGCACGCGCCGATCTCGCCGCGCTCGAGCTGAGCCTCCTGCGGCAGGTGTGGCAGGCGTACGCCGACGTGAAGACCGCTCTCGGGAAGCTCGAGTTCGCGACCGCCCTGCTGCGCGCGTCCGAGGACGCGTACGCGGCCACCCTCGAGTCCTACCGCGCCGGGCTGGGCTCGTTCCTCGATCTGCTCGCGGCCGAGCGCGACCTCGCCCGCGCGCGGATGACGCACATCGAGAGCCGCGCGGACGTGCTCACGTCGTCGGCCGCCCTCGCCTTCGCCGCAGGCGAGACCGTCTCCGCGAGTGGCGCGCCGTGA
- a CDS encoding YtcA family lipoprotein, with the protein MQRARLGVTIATAVLAAGCDPVINVFGSFFPAWVVCMMAGIALAALVRPLFVRGGLEPHLGPLLVVYPSLAVLFTMLTWLVFFST; encoded by the coding sequence ATGCAGCGCGCGCGCCTCGGCGTCACGATCGCGACGGCAGTGCTCGCCGCGGGCTGCGACCCGGTCATCAACGTCTTCGGCTCGTTCTTCCCCGCCTGGGTCGTCTGCATGATGGCGGGCATCGCGCTCGCGGCGCTCGTGCGACCGCTCTTCGTGCGCGGCGGGCTCGAGCCGCACCTGGGGCCGCTCCTCGTCGTCTACCCGAGCCTGGCGGTCCTGTTCACCATGCTCACGTGGCTCGTATTCTTCTCGACCTGA
- a CDS encoding HlyD family efflux transporter periplasmic adaptor subunit, whose protein sequence is MDDRDRPRFGRMLGAGIVLGAMVTSLWVWMLTYRHPRTDDAAVRANVVGIAPHVSGPIVELPVVDNQRVREGDLLFAIDARPYAARLEASRAALALAEADLAAQRDAIGAAEAELNRRTAEEGYAADYLRRVEPLLGRGFVTQDRVEDARTKLRAATAARENAAKERSRAENLLAQVGDLNARIEAARAAVRSAELDVEYCRVTAPFDAWITNLNIAVGEYAREGQQVFALIDDRAWWVMANFRETYMSRIRPGMAAEVYLLAYPGRRFRGVVQGIGWAVHPKDGATVGVLPDVSATLDWVRLAQRFPVRVRLEPGDPQRPYRMGATAVVTIRGGEIAVDESGAPAPR, encoded by the coding sequence ATGGACGATCGCGACCGACCACGCTTCGGCCGGATGCTCGGCGCCGGCATCGTCCTCGGGGCGATGGTCACGAGCCTGTGGGTCTGGATGCTCACCTACCGCCACCCGCGGACCGACGACGCCGCGGTGCGGGCCAACGTCGTCGGCATCGCGCCGCACGTGAGCGGCCCGATCGTCGAGCTGCCGGTCGTCGACAACCAGCGGGTCCGCGAGGGCGACCTCCTCTTCGCGATCGACGCGCGCCCGTACGCGGCCCGGCTCGAAGCGAGCCGCGCCGCCCTCGCCCTCGCCGAGGCCGACCTCGCCGCGCAACGCGACGCCATCGGCGCCGCCGAGGCGGAGCTCAATCGCCGCACGGCCGAAGAGGGGTACGCGGCCGACTACCTGCGCCGGGTCGAGCCCCTGCTCGGCCGCGGGTTCGTCACCCAGGATCGCGTCGAGGACGCCCGCACGAAGCTGCGCGCCGCCACCGCCGCGCGCGAGAACGCCGCCAAGGAGCGCTCGCGCGCCGAGAACCTGCTCGCCCAGGTCGGGGACCTGAACGCGCGGATCGAAGCCGCGCGGGCCGCCGTGCGCAGCGCCGAGCTCGACGTGGAGTACTGCCGCGTGACGGCGCCGTTCGACGCCTGGATCACCAACCTCAACATCGCCGTCGGCGAGTACGCGCGCGAGGGGCAGCAGGTGTTCGCGCTCATCGACGACCGCGCCTGGTGGGTGATGGCGAACTTCCGCGAGACCTACATGAGCAGGATCCGTCCGGGCATGGCGGCCGAGGTCTACCTGCTCGCCTACCCGGGGCGCCGCTTCCGCGGCGTCGTCCAGGGCATCGGCTGGGCCGTTCATCCGAAGGACGGCGCGACGGTGGGCGTGCTGCCGGACGTGTCGGCCACGCTCGACTGGGTGCGCCTCGCGCAGCGGTTTCCGGTCCGCGTCAGGCTCGAGCCGGGCGATCCGCAGCGTCCCTATCGCATGGGCGCCACGGCCGTCGTGACGATCCGCGGCGGCGAGATCGCAGTCGACGAGAGCGGCGCGCCCGCGCCGCGCTAG